Proteins from a genomic interval of Pseudomonas anuradhapurensis:
- the dacB gene encoding D-alanyl-D-alanine carboxypeptidase/D-alanyl-D-alanine-endopeptidase: protein MIKKLRPLMLAGLLLPFALPSQAAAVNTTLPPKVQQALKASKLQDSALSLVMLPLDGPGTPTVFNADVSVNPASTMKLVTTYAALELLGPTFQWKTEFYTDGTLSNGVLNGNLYLKGGGDPKLNMEKLWLLMRDLRANGVRTITGDLVLDRSHFVQPNLPQFNDDGGDENKPFLVKPDSLMINLKALRFVARNDGGKVTIAVEPPIASIRIDNQVKAVASRQCAGDVRYNPVPQADGISVTVSGQLGEGCNSQTYLSLLDHPTYAAGAVRAIWNELGGSIQGGDRFENVPKGARLLARAFSPDLVEVIRDINKYSNNTMAQQLFLSLGAQFRTDADGDDARAAQRVVRQWLAKKGITAPHLVMENGSGLSRAERVSTREMAAMLQAAWKSPYAAEFISSMPLVGMDGTMRKRLKRTAMSGEGHIKTGTLNTVRAIAGFSRDSNGHTWAVAAILNDPKPWGASQVLDQVLLDLYRQPKLAGSTAAN from the coding sequence ATGATCAAAAAGCTTCGTCCCCTCATGCTTGCCGGCCTGCTGCTGCCATTCGCCCTGCCCAGCCAGGCCGCCGCCGTCAATACCACCCTGCCCCCCAAAGTGCAGCAGGCCCTCAAGGCCAGCAAGCTGCAGGACTCGGCGCTGTCGCTGGTGATGCTGCCGCTGGACGGCCCTGGTACACCGACCGTGTTCAACGCAGATGTGTCGGTAAACCCGGCCTCGACCATGAAACTGGTCACCACCTACGCCGCCCTCGAACTGCTTGGCCCGACCTTCCAGTGGAAGACCGAGTTCTACACCGATGGCACGCTCAGCAACGGGGTGCTCAACGGCAACCTGTACCTCAAAGGCGGCGGCGACCCGAAACTGAACATGGAAAAGCTGTGGCTGCTGATGCGTGACCTGCGTGCCAATGGCGTGCGCACCATCACCGGCGACCTGGTGCTGGACCGCAGCCACTTCGTGCAGCCCAACCTGCCGCAATTCAACGATGATGGCGGCGATGAAAACAAGCCGTTCCTGGTCAAGCCGGACTCGCTGATGATCAACCTCAAGGCCCTGCGCTTCGTGGCCCGCAATGATGGCGGCAAGGTCACCATTGCGGTCGAGCCGCCGATTGCCAGTATCCGCATCGACAACCAGGTCAAGGCGGTAGCCTCCCGGCAGTGCGCGGGTGATGTGCGCTACAACCCGGTGCCGCAGGCCGATGGCATCAGCGTGACGGTCAGCGGCCAGCTGGGTGAAGGCTGCAACTCGCAGACCTACCTGTCGCTGCTTGACCACCCGACCTACGCCGCCGGTGCCGTGCGCGCGATCTGGAACGAGCTGGGTGGCAGCATCCAGGGGGGCGACCGCTTCGAGAACGTGCCAAAAGGTGCGCGTCTGCTGGCCCGGGCCTTCTCGCCAGACCTGGTGGAAGTGATCCGCGACATCAACAAATACAGCAACAACACCATGGCCCAGCAACTGTTCCTGAGCCTTGGCGCGCAGTTCCGCACCGATGCCGATGGCGACGATGCCCGCGCCGCCCAGCGCGTGGTGCGTCAATGGCTGGCGAAGAAGGGCATTACCGCACCGCACCTGGTCATGGAAAACGGCTCCGGCCTCTCGCGCGCCGAGCGGGTCAGCACGCGGGAAATGGCGGCAATGCTGCAGGCCGCCTGGAAAAGCCCGTACGCCGCCGAGTTCATCAGCTCGATGCCGCTGGTGGGCATGGACGGCACCATGCGCAAGCGCCTGAAACGTACGGCGATGTCGGGTGAAGGGCACATCAAGACCGGCACCCTGAACACCGTGCGGGCGATCGCCGGCTTCAGCCGCGACAGCAATGGCCATACCTGGGCGGTGGCGGCAATCCTCAACGACCCGAAACCATGGGGCGCATCGCAGGTGCTCGACCAGGTGCTGCTGGACCTGTACCGCCAGCCGAAGCTGGCCGGCAGCACTGCGGCCAATTGA
- a CDS encoding GGDEF domain-containing protein yields MSKGGVRARLLGLSTEGVPAWAVALVALLVGGLLTAVLALAAQTFYKQQLRQRFELLASERFSRIAERLDQQQQRLDGLRRFFSLAEAVTPQAFNAYARPLLQRTLAYAWAPRVEAAQRAEFERQASVYLGPGYVVRDQDEHGQWHPAPLRDHYFPVFYTQSGELPGLPYGLDLAGQATFRAALARALGPGSMAVSGSLALFDGRSDARGLLMVAPVFADSAPSGAAIGYVVALLSMLELVSDGQPAVADDNLVVRIVDPAGSRGPEVLFDSQNPVAPLALASNQLLHLADHHYQLGIRPSLAFMQANRSSAVLAVSLLGGLLSLLLSVLFHSLFSQRQRALALVEQRSAELRVSEQALRGTHNQLRSVLDAATQVAIIATNLKGVISTFNAGAERMLGYPASEAIGQLHLEDLVLAEELSQRAHALSLRYGRPIAGGQAMFAETVQAHGAEPGEWTLLRADGSQLVANMLVTAMLDEQGLWTGYLAICIDVTERRRVHEALAARDRLLEKLSAEVPGGIYQYRLDSDGHSCFPYASMGLYDIYEVDLQQLREDATAVFERIHPDDLERVRRSVRYSAEHLSPWREEYRVCLPRAGLRWVRGEATPEVGEQGCTLWHGYLTDISDLKSVEEELRTLSVTDSLTGIHNRRYFQERLKSELERAQRDGQALAVIMLDIDHFKRINDRFGHAVGDRVLRSLCLRIAQRLRRTDVFCRLGGEEFMVLCPGSDAEQARQLALELWQGVRNVPVEGVGRVTASFGVAGWRRGEGADALLLRADAGVYAAKQAGRDRVEGESA; encoded by the coding sequence ATGTCGAAGGGTGGCGTGCGTGCGCGGTTGCTTGGCCTGAGCACAGAGGGGGTGCCCGCCTGGGCTGTCGCGCTGGTCGCCCTGCTGGTGGGCGGCCTGCTGACCGCCGTGCTGGCGCTTGCCGCGCAAACTTTCTACAAGCAGCAGCTGCGCCAGCGCTTTGAGCTGCTGGCCAGCGAGCGCTTCAGCCGTATCGCCGAGCGCCTTGACCAACAGCAGCAGCGCCTGGACGGGCTGCGGCGGTTTTTCAGCTTGGCCGAGGCTGTCACCCCGCAGGCATTCAACGCCTACGCCCGGCCATTGTTGCAGCGGACCCTGGCCTATGCCTGGGCGCCGCGTGTGGAAGCTGCACAACGCGCCGAGTTCGAGCGCCAGGCCAGCGTGTACCTTGGCCCGGGTTATGTAGTGCGGGACCAGGACGAACATGGCCAGTGGCACCCCGCCCCGCTGCGTGACCATTACTTCCCGGTGTTCTATACCCAGTCGGGCGAATTGCCTGGGTTGCCCTATGGGCTCGACCTCGCCGGCCAGGCCACGTTCCGGGCGGCACTGGCGCGGGCGCTCGGGCCAGGCAGCATGGCGGTTTCCGGATCACTGGCCCTGTTCGATGGGCGCTCGGACGCACGCGGCCTGCTGATGGTGGCGCCGGTGTTTGCCGATTCCGCGCCCAGTGGCGCAGCAATCGGCTACGTGGTGGCCTTGCTGAGCATGCTTGAGCTGGTCAGTGACGGGCAACCGGCGGTGGCAGACGACAACCTGGTCGTGCGTATCGTCGATCCCGCCGGCTCGCGTGGCCCCGAAGTGCTGTTCGATTCGCAGAACCCGGTAGCCCCCCTGGCGCTGGCCAGCAACCAACTGCTGCACCTGGCCGACCACCACTATCAGCTGGGCATCAGGCCGAGCCTGGCGTTCATGCAGGCCAACCGTTCCTCCGCAGTGCTGGCGGTGAGCTTGCTGGGTGGCTTGTTGAGCCTGCTGCTCAGCGTGCTGTTCCACAGCCTGTTCAGCCAGCGCCAGCGTGCCCTGGCCCTGGTCGAGCAGCGCAGCGCCGAGCTGCGGGTCAGCGAGCAAGCCCTGCGCGGCACCCATAATCAGCTGCGCAGCGTGCTGGATGCCGCGACCCAGGTGGCGATCATCGCCACCAACCTCAAGGGCGTCATCAGCACCTTCAACGCGGGTGCCGAGCGCATGCTCGGTTACCCGGCCAGCGAGGCGATTGGCCAACTGCACCTGGAAGACCTGGTACTGGCCGAGGAATTGAGCCAGCGCGCCCACGCCTTGAGCCTGCGTTACGGCCGACCGATCGCCGGCGGCCAGGCCATGTTCGCCGAGACGGTGCAGGCGCATGGTGCCGAGCCGGGGGAGTGGACCCTGTTGCGCGCCGATGGCAGCCAGCTGGTGGCCAACATGCTGGTCACCGCCATGCTCGATGAACAAGGCTTGTGGACGGGCTACCTGGCGATCTGCATCGATGTCACCGAACGGCGTCGGGTACATGAGGCGCTGGCGGCGCGTGATCGCCTGCTGGAAAAGCTCAGTGCTGAAGTGCCGGGTGGTATCTACCAGTACCGCCTGGATAGCGATGGCCATTCGTGCTTCCCCTACGCCAGCATGGGCCTGTACGACATCTACGAAGTCGACCTGCAGCAGTTGCGCGAGGATGCCACGGCGGTGTTCGAGCGCATCCACCCCGATGACCTGGAGCGGGTACGCCGTTCAGTGCGCTACTCGGCCGAGCACCTGTCGCCCTGGCGCGAGGAGTACCGGGTCTGCCTGCCGCGTGCCGGGTTGCGCTGGGTGCGTGGCGAGGCGACGCCGGAGGTGGGCGAGCAGGGCTGCACCCTGTGGCATGGCTACCTGACCGATATCTCCGACCTCAAGAGCGTGGAAGAGGAGTTACGGACGCTGTCGGTGACCGATTCGCTGACCGGCATTCACAACCGCCGCTATTTCCAGGAGCGCTTGAAGTCCGAGCTGGAACGGGCCCAGCGCGATGGCCAGGCGCTGGCGGTGATCATGCTCGACATCGATCATTTCAAACGCATCAATGACCGCTTCGGCCACGCCGTCGGTGACCGTGTGCTGCGCAGTTTGTGCCTGCGCATTGCCCAGCGTCTGCGGCGTACCGATGTGTTCTGCCGGCTGGGTGGCGAGGAATTCATGGTGCTCTGCCCAGGCAGCGATGCCGAGCAGGCGCGGCAACTGGCGCTGGAGCTGTGGCAGGGGGTGCGCAATGTGCCGGTGGAGGGTGTGGGCAGGGTGACTGCCAGCTTTGGGGTAGCGGGTTGGCGGCGGGGAGAAGGTGCCGATGCCTTGCTGCTGCGCGCCGATGCCGGGGTGTACGCGGCCAAGCAGGCCGGGCGCGACCGGGTGGAGGGGGAGTCGGCCTGA
- a CDS encoding YggL family protein encodes MATNRSRRLRKKLCVDEFQELGFELNLEFKEDLDDQAIDAFLDAFLAEAMDANGLDYVGGDDFGLVCSVKRGSVSEEQRAAVEAWLKGRSELTKIEVSPLLDAWYPEKPINKAE; translated from the coding sequence ATGGCCACAAACCGCTCCCGTCGTCTGCGCAAGAAGCTGTGTGTCGACGAGTTTCAGGAATTGGGCTTCGAGCTGAACCTGGAATTCAAGGAAGATCTGGATGACCAGGCAATCGATGCTTTCCTCGACGCGTTCCTGGCAGAAGCCATGGACGCCAACGGCCTGGACTATGTAGGCGGTGACGATTTCGGCCTGGTGTGCTCGGTCAAACGCGGCTCGGTCAGCGAAGAACAGCGTGCAGCCGTTGAAGCCTGGCTCAAGGGCCGCAGCGAACTGACCAAGATCGAAGTCAGCCCGCTGCTGGACGCCTGGTACCCGGAAAAGCCGATCAACAAGGCCGAGTAA